CGAAAGGAGAGTTATAGATGGTCGACGAGGAAGTAGTCGTGACCAAGTTGGAACAGGTCAACGAATTTGCGCACGACCTCGAAGAGATGCGTGGGCTGTCGAAGGACCAGTACGTCTCGGATATCGTGATTCAGCGGGCGGTCGAGCGGACGTTCATGAATCTGATTCAGTCGTGCATCGACCTTGCCCAGCATATTCGTGCCGCCGAGGATCTGACGGCGGCGCGGACATCGAAAGAAGAGATCGAAGCTCTCGGCAAAGAAGGCATCATCTCCGCCGAGACGCAAGAACGACTCGAAGAAGCCGTCGGGTTCCGAAATGTACTCGCCCATCGGTATGGGGACGTAGATCACGAAACAGTGTACGAGGTACTTCATGAAGACCTGCACTGGTTCGAACAGTTTCAACAGGAAGTTGCCCAGTGGTTTCGCAAGCAGGAATCGTAACAGTTCGGGCATGATGATTGACACAAACAAATCTGGTGTAACGCTGAAAAAGACAGCACTAGAGAAGGACGTATGAGCAAGCGACTGTTCGTCAGCGTCGACCTCGACGGCCTCGGCGAGGCGGTCGCCCCAGTCCAAGAACACTTCGAGGCTGTGTCGGGCCTGAACGTCGTCGACCCACACCAGGCCCACGTCACACTGAAATTCCTCGGCGACACTGATCCCGACCAAGTGCCCGAACTCACCGACGAACTCGCGGCCGCGGTCGATGAAAGCGGCGTCGAGCCATTCGAGACCGAGCTCGGCGGCCTGGGCGCGTTCCCGAGCACGGATTACATCAGGGTCGTCTGGCTGGGTGTCCGCGAAGGGGGCGAGCAACTCACCCGACTGCACGAGGCAATCGAGGAACGTACAGTTGCGATGGGGTTCGATCCCGAAGAGCACGACTTCACCCCACACGTCACGCTGGCCCGCGTCAACCGCCTCGGGGTCAAGTGGTTCGAGACGCCGGAGGCGTCTCGTCATCACGAGAGAGCGAAGCTCTCTCGAACGACCCCGAGGCTTGTCAGTGGACTCCCACTCTATCCGCGTAATGCGGAAGGCGTGAAAGTGCCGTTCGCGTTCAGCGTCCCTGACTTGAGGGCCAGTTGACTGATGGCCCGTCCAGCCCCAGACTTGAGCCAGTGCTGGAGGAGACGCCACCCGATATTCCGAGCGGCGTTATAGTCGGCGTGGAGTTCCTTTCCACACTTCAGACACTCGAACTCGTCACCATCACGATTATCCTCGTGCGTGAACCCGCATTCGCCGTGACTGCACCGCTGACTCGTATAAGCAGGCGCAACATCGTCAACATCGATGCCGTATTCTTCGGCTTTGTATTCGACGTGGCGTTGAAGTTCACGGAATGCCCACTGCTGGAACTTCGAGGCGTTCGAGATACGCTCGCGGATATGCGTCAGGTTCTCGAACGCAATCGCTGTGCAGTCGTTCTCGACGGCTTCCTGCACAATGGCTTTCGAGACGCGGTGGAGGTAGTCTGCACTCCACCGAGCGAACCGTGAGCCGACGCTCTTGATTGTGAGATGCGCGGAACGAGTGCCCGTCTGTTGGAGATTACCACGCCGACGTTCATACTCGTCGCGCTTGTGGTTGAGATAGTCTACATTGCCAAAGAACGCTCCTGTACTGGTGACGGCGAGGTGACCGTCCACGTTCAAATCGACGCCGAGAACCACTCCGTTCTCGGTCGCTTCGTCGCCAGAATCAACGGTTTCGACTTCTTTCTCGACTGCGACGTGGAGGTAGTACGTGCCGTCACGCTTGTGGAGTGTTGCTTCCTTGCGCTCCCAGTCATCTGTCCAATATTCCGCGAACGGCGTGCCCTCGTCGTCTTCGGGCGTGACGAACTCGGCGGTCACGCGGTCGCGCACGGTGGCGAGGGTAACGTGGTCGTCGTTGTACGTGATGGTTCGCCCGTTGTACACGACGACACTCCCTCGAAACTCGGGCTTGCTTGCCTTTTTGCCGTCGTCGAGGATTCGGTCTTTGCAGTTGCCGAGTGCGTCGGCGGCGAGGTTGCGGGCGGATTGGACGAGACTGGCTTGCAGACTGGTCTGCTCCCGAACCTCCGTGTAGGTTTGGTTGTGGAGCGTGTTCTTTGTGTCCTCGATTTCTGTGGGGTCGTCGTTCCATCCAGCGTCAGCGACGTGTTGGGCCGCTTGACGGAATTGCTCGAACGTCTCATCGAGGACGCTGTGAGCGTCCTCGGGAACGTCGAGCTTTAGCTGGATGTTGCGGACGACCTCCATACTTCATTAGTATGCTTAGAGATACTTGAAAGTATTTTTTCAGTCGTTGGGGAGTCGGACTTGCCATCGCGTGTGGTTTGTGTCGTCGAGTGTCGGCTTCTGCTCGCGGGCCGCAGGCCCGCTCGCACGGCCCGCGGAACGGAGTTCCGCGCTGTCCTCCCCGACCTCAAGGGTCGGGGTATCCGCCTCGCAATCTCTATGAACCACGCCGGCGGGAAGGAACTCGTCCAGAACGTGCTCCAGGAGAAGGATCCGACGGTCGGTACCCTCCAAGTCCAAGACATCCGGGTGACCGAGAGTGTTCTGACCGACGACGGTCCAGCGTATGCGACCATCGAATCATTTGAACTCTGATATGAACTCGGGGCGCTAAGTGGTACGCACCGCCGATTTAGGCTGGGTAAAGTACTTAGCCTGGCCAAAATTGGTATGGAAAGTGATAATTATTAAGTGGTCCACGGCCCAACGAACAGCCGATGGCACTGCTGGCTAATCTCACGCTGGTTTTCGTCGCGGGATTGATCACCGCGTTAGCAACGGGGTTGGGTGCGATCCCGTTTTTCCTGGTTGATGACATCAGCGATCGGTGGTACGTCGGATTGTGGGGGCTGGCCTCGGGAATCATGCTCGCGGCGTCGCTGTTCGGGCTGATCATGGAAGGGCTATCCGCGGGAGGGACACTGATCGAAGTGGCCGTCGGCATGCTGGCGGGTGTCCTCCTCGTCATCGTCGCACATCGAGTGCTCGACGATACCGATTTCGACCCCAAAGAGTACGCAGAAGCCGATTTCAAGAAGCTCGTGCTCATCCTGGGCATTCTGACGGTCCACAGTTTCCCGGAGGGTGTCGCCGTCGGTGTCTCCTTCGCCGAACTCGGTCTCGACGGGGCCCAGGGACCGCTTCTGTTCGGCGCGACGGTCCCGATTCTGGCGATCTTCATGACGATCGCGATCTCGATCCACAACATCCCCGAAGGCGTGGCCATTTCGATCCCGTTGCGCTCGATGGGGATCTCCGAGTGGCGCATGGTCTGGTGGGCCGTCTTCTCCAGTTTACCACAGCCCATCGGGGCTGTCCTCGCGTTCGCGTTCGTCCGCCTCGCACAGGACTTCTTACCGTATGGCTTTGGCTTTGCGGCCGGCGCGATGATCTATCTGGTGGCGACGGAGTTCATCCCGGAAGCCTTAGAGACCGGCGCGTCGCTGCCCGGCGGTGGCTATCGCGAACTGGTCGAAGGGCTGGCCGCCGGCATCGCGTTGATGGTGCCGCTGGCGGTGGTGTGATCGTCACCGCAGCGACACGTCGAGATCTGCCGTGAGATAGTCGACACTGCGCCCGATAACGCGTTCCCTGAAATCCGTGGTCACCGTTCCCTGGGGGTTCGCCACCGCGTCGTGTTTGACCGTCGCGAGGACCCAGGGCGAGCAATAGGACGTGCGCTCAGGATGGTTCCCTGTACGCCAGTCGTCGTCGGTAATTTCGATGTTTTCGGGCAGGTCACTCAAGGTGAGGCCCGCACAGAGATATTCCTCGCCACCGTACGGGATCCCCTCGGCTGTGAGAACGAGCCACGGGCGAGGGTTCTCCCCAGCATTGTACGGATCCGGTGCCCAAAAGACGTCCCCTGCATCGAACGGATCGTTATTCATCCGACTCCTCGCGTGGATCGACCGCGTACGCCTGCCACTCGTCGTACGATGGCGTCTCTCCATCACGTTCCCGGTCGGCGAGACTCGCTCCCGCGTGATCGGTTGCCGCCTCGACACTCCGGTCGTGATCGCTGACCCGCCAGTACGTCCCACGGTGGTCGACCCGACCACGCTCGCGCAATCGAACGAGCGTCGGCCCGATCGACCCCGTCTTCACGTCGGTCGCCGCCGCGATATCGCTTTGCGTGAACGCTTTCTCGGGGTTCTCCCGGAGAAAGTCCAATATTGTGGCCGCGTTGGTTCCCGGCCGTGGCCCCCCTGTCTCGTCGTCGGAGAGGTCCTGAAATCGATCCTTACTGATCGGCATGCTCGATTCTTTGTATCGGATTGTATTGAATGTATTGTCCCACCTATCCATTCGAAGGAGAGACAATGATCGGTAACGCCCGATAACCAGCCCTGCAGAATTCACAGGGAGATAGCAGACGACCATTGCCACAACAGGAGAAGTCAACGACGGAGACGAACGGTCCCGTGACTCCGGCCAAAAGAACAATCATTTAAACTGCCACGGCGAAGACGCGGACACCATGGGCAAAAAATCCAAGGGCAAAAAGCAGCGTCTGGCGAAGCTCGAACGCCAGAACAGCCGTGTCCCGGCGTGGGTCATCATGAAGACCGACCAGGACGTACAGCGCAATCCGAAGCGACGCCACTGGCGACGTAGTGACACAGACGAATGAGTGCCGAAGACTTCGAGGAGCGGGTCGTCACAGTCCCGCTTCGCGACGTGCAAGCCGTTCCGGAGGGCGACCGTGCCGGAAAGGCGATGGCGCTCATCCGTGAGCACCTCGCCCAGCACTTCTCCGTCACAGAGGACGCAATCCGGCTCGATCCCTCGGTCAACGAGGCCGTCTGGGACCAGGGGCGGGCAAACCCCCCGAGCAAGATCCGGATTCGCGCCGCCCGCTTCGAGGAAGCGGGCGAGAACATCGTCGAAGCCGAACCCGCAGAGTAACTTTGCTCCGCGCGGCCTTCGCCGGTTCGACGTACGTCGGCGTCTACGCCTCGGCTACTGACGAGTATCTCTTGATCCGCCCCGATGCCGACGACGAACTGACAACTGCCTTCGGCGAGGAGCTTACCGTCCCAGTTGTCGAGACAACGATCGGCGGGGCAGGCACGGTCGGCGCACTCGCGACCGGCAACGAAAACGGCCTGCTGGTGACCAGTCGGATCACCGACCGCGAACGCGATCGACTCACGGAGACGATCGACGCCCCGGTCGTCGAGCTCCCGGGTCGGATCAACGCCGCCGGCAACGTCGTGTTAGCCAACGACAACGGGGCAGTCGTGCATCCAGATCTGCCACGAGACGCCATCCAGGCCGTCAAAGACGCCTTGGACGTGCCGGTCGAACGCGACGACCTCGGGGGCGTCCAGACGATCGGGACGGCCGCGGTTGCGACGAATCGCGGCGTGCTCGCCCACCCGCAGGCGACAGACGGAGAACTCGACCGACTGGAGGAGGTCCTCGACGTCCCGGCCGATGTCGGGACGATCAACTACGGCGGGCCGCTAGTCGGGTCCGGCCTGGTCGCTAACGCGAACGGGTACGTCGTCGGCCAGGATACCACCGGCCCGGAGTTGGGCCGGATCGAGAGCGCGCTGGACTATATCGACTGATCGGGCATCTTTTCGTGGCTGTGACCTTCATGCAATCGGAGGGGTGTATGCGTACGCCGAGCATAGCGAGGCGTTTCACGGATTCGCAGCGACGCTGCGAATCCGCCTTTTTCGCCCACGTTTTTGCGGAGTGGGTTCCCGCAGCGCGCTCGGAGAGCGCGCGAGGAAACCCACTTCGGAAAAAGGTGGATGGGAAGATACTTCCCCGTCGGCCACCGCAATTTGGCACATGAGTGAGTTTACAGTCAACGGGCAGTTCGAGGCCCGCGACGGCTGGCAGACGTTCGAAAAGGAGATCGAAGCGGAGAACGAAAACGTCGCCGAGGAACGGATTTACGCCGAGTTTGGCTCCCAGCACGGGCTAAAGCGTGCCCAGATCGAGATCGAGGGGGTCGACGCATGAGCCTCGGTGGTGGCGGCGGCGGCGGCGGCGGTCAGCAGCAACTGCAGGAACTGGCACAGGCGATCGAAGCCATCGAAGACGAGAAAGAAGCCCTACAGACCGAAATCGAGGACCTCCGAACGGAGCAGACCGAAATCGACGAGGCAATCGAAGCGATCGATACTCTCGAAAGCGGCTCGACCGTTCAGGTGCCGCTGGGTGGGGACGCCTACGTCCGCGCCGAGATTCAGGATATCGACGAGATCATCGTCGGTTTCGGCGCAGACTACGCAGCCGAGCAGGGCCAAGACGACGCCGTCGACGTCCTCGAGAACAAGAAAGACACTATCGACGAGCGCATCGAGGAAGTCAACGAAGAGATCGCGGAACTCGACGCCGAGAGTGACGAACTCGAAGAGCGCGCCCAGCAGATGCAACAGCAGCAGATGCAACAGCAGATGCAGGCGATGCAACAGCAGGAAGAAGGCGACGAGTAGGGCCCAATGTTCGACGGACTTCGCGAAAAACTCGGTCGATTCAGTGACGACGTCGAAGAGGATGTCGAAGAAGAAGACACCGAGGAAGAACCGAACACTGAGTCAGCGACCGGTCCTGCGGAATCGGCTACGGCCGCACCCGAAGCCGAGTCACAAGCTGAGACGGGAGCAGCGCCCGACACCGAAGGCGAGGCAGCGCCCGACCCAGCAAACGGGCAAGCAGACGGCGACACGCCAGCGGACGGGCAAGAGGACCGCGGGATCGCCGAGCGGGCGAAGCTGTTTGCCACCGGGAAGACCGTCATCGACGAGGACGACCTACAGAATCATCTCGACGAACTCGAAATCGCGCTTCTGAGCAGCGACGTCGAGATGAGTGTTGCCGGAGAGATCCTCAGCGGTGTCGAGACGAATCTAGTCGGGGAGACCCGAAAACGCCTCCAGAGCACGGGCAACCTGGCCCAGGACGCTCTTCGAGAGGCGTTGTACGACGTCATCAGCGTCGGCCAGTTCGATTTTACCCAGCGGCTCGCCGACGCCGAGAAGCCGGTCGTGATCGTCTTTACGGGCGTCAACGGCGTCGGCAAGACGACGACGATCGCGAAACTCGCCCGCTATCTGGAAGAACAGGGGTACACGTCGGTACTGGCTAACGGTGACACCTATCGGGCCGGCGCGAACGAACAACTCGGGGAACATGCCGAGAACCTGGACGTCCCCTACATCTCCCACGAACAGGGTGGCGATCCGGCTGCGGTCATCTACGACGCTGTCGAGTACGCCGAGGCCAACGACGTCGATGTCGTGCTGGGCGATACGGCGGGTCGACTCCACACGAGCGAGGGGCTAATGGACCAGCTCTCGAAGATCAATCGCGTCATCGACCCGGATATGACCCTGTTCGTCGACGAAGCTGTCGCCGGCCAAGACGCCGTTACCCGCGCGAGTGAGTTCGACGACGCCGCCGAGATCGACGGGACGATCCTCACCAAGGCCGATACTGACCCACAGGGCGGGGCGGCAATTTCGATCGCGCATGTGACGGGCAAGCCGATCCTCTTTCTGGGCACCGGCCAGGGCTACGAACATCTCGACCCGTTCGACCCCGAGGAAGTCGTCGACCAGTTGACGCTGGGCGAGTGACCGGTAGGGACCGATTTTCCAGCCAAGTGTAGGAATCGACCGGCTACTGCGTGTAGGTCCGGACCGATTCGATCCCTGCCTCGCCGAACCTGAAGAGATCCACGAAGGCCGCGATCTCTGCCCCGTCTTCGTCGAGCAGCCGTCCGCAAGCAGCGAGATCGTCCTCGCCATCACGATAGATCGCCTCGATGGGGTGGGTGGTCCGGTCGTCGGGCCGCTCCTCGCGCATGAACTGGACGAATCGCTCGCGTCCATCGAGCGTCAGATCGGGGCGTCGGTGGACGAACGCGGGCGCGAGCAAGGCTTGGAGGCGGTCGTAATCGTGCTCGTCGAGTGCCCGATAATAGGCCCGCACGTCCGCGACAGGGTCCTCAGTCATAGGCCCACTCACGGCGCCAGGACGGAAGGAAGCCACGGCTCGGGGTGCGTTGTCCCGAACACACTCGGAAGTGGCTCACGGTCCATCTTCTGGGCTGCTCGTCCCGTCGGCCGGTTGGTCTGTCCCGGAATCAGAAGTCTCGGTCTCGCCGTCGGCGGCCTGTAACTCCTCGGCGATTTCCTCGATCTCTGCCTCCGAGATGTCGGCCTCAGCCGTACCTGGCTGGGTCCCCGTCGAGTCGTGGCTCCGCTCGTTTGCCCGGTCTGCTGGACGCGATTCATCCGCGGACGAACCCGGCTGATCGTTCCGATCGACCGACTCGCCCACTGCTGGCTCGTCGACCGCTGGGACGTCTTCGAGTGTCTCCGTGTCGCGAGCGTCGGTGGCAGATTCGGTGTCATCGGTCCCACTCGTTTCATCGCCGGTCGGCGCGTCAGCGTCCGCGAGCGCGTCGGCGATCTGGTCGTCCTCGGCGCCGTCGGGTTCGTCGATGTCGACACCCACACCAGCGTACTCCCGGAGTCGACGGGCGGCGTCGGTATCCGGCCCGTCATCGGGTTGTTGGGCGTCTTCCTCACCGAGATCGGCAGGCGTCTCGGCCACGTCGAGATCGACACCGCCAGCCACACTGTCGTCGCCGCGAATGGCATCCATCACCGATTCATCAGCCTGTCCAATCGCGCTATCGGGGATCTCGACGCCGCCTTCAGTGACAGTGATCTCGTCTGGATCCAGCGGTTCCGCAAGGTCCCGGGCGGTTTCCAGGGGGGACTCGGCGTCCTGCCGATAGGCCTGGCCTTCTTCTCCGTCACCGCTGGAAAAAGCATCGGCAGCCTCCGCGAGCCAATCTGCAGCCTGCCAGAGGGCGGTCGCTTTCATTCGAGCACGCTCGAAGTGTTCGTCCAGTTGGGCCGCATCGACGAACCGCCCCGACGTGGCGAACTGCTCGGCGGCGGTCGTAAACTCCTCGCGAGTGCGCTCGAAGTCACTCCGGGCGACCATCCAGTCGTGATCCTCGAAGGCGCTCATCGCATTCGTGAACGCCCGGCGTCCCTCGACGTAGTGGGCGTGCCCGACGCGATACCGCGAGACGGCCGCCCCATCGCCACCGATGTCTGCGACGGTACGCTGGATGGCCTGGTCGTCCGGCCGTTCGAAGGGATCCCGCGTCGACCACGCGTATCTGATCACGCCGTCCAGATCGACGACGAAGACGGCCCGTTCGGGGCGTCGCTGGCCGTACTCGTCCTCGAAGACGACTTCGTAGGCCGCAGCGACCTCGCGACGCGTATCGGCACACAGTGGGATAGCCAGATCGTATTCGGCAGCGAACGCTCGGTGACTGTAGACCGTATCGGGGCCGACAGCGACGACGGCGACATCGGGCTGCATTGCAAAGAGATCCAGTGCTGCCAGATCGCTATCGTCCTGACAAGCCGGGTTGAAGTCGCCGGGATAGAACGCCAACACCACGATCTGCTCGCCGACGTACTCCCCAAGCGAGAGTTGCCGGACGTCGTCGTCCTCGACCGCCGGCAACTCGAAGGTCAGGGCATCAGCCCCCTCCCGAAGCATGCGAGAGTGGTTGTTCGTCAGCCCTCAAAAGCGTGCCTCTCCGGTCGACTTTTATCGCAGCGTGAAAAAGCCCACCGCGTGGAACTGCACGTCCGGTACGAAGGCGACGACGATCCCGAGAAGTGCACAGCCCGGAAACTCGCCAAGTTCGACCTGGCGACGTTACACGACTCCGTGCGGGCGACGCCACCGGGGATCGTGCTCAACCCTTTCGCCGAGCAGGCGCTATCGCCGGCCGATGCCGACCGCGAGCGACTCATCGCCCTCGATTGCTCCTGGGAGACCGCAGAGCGCGAAGCCTTCGATCTGGACGGAGTTCAACGATCGTTACCCTTTCTGGTGGCCGCAAACCCAGTCAACTACGGCACGCCGTTCCAGTTGACGACAGTCGAGGCACTTGCGGGGGGCCTCGCGATTGTCGGCGAGCGCGAACAGGCCAAAAAACTGCTCTCGAAGTTCCGCTGGGGACATACGTTCCTGGAACTCAACGAGGAGCCGCTGTCCCGCTACGCCGACTGTGCTGACTCGACCGCGGTCGTGGCCGTCCAAGAGGAGTATCTGGCCGATGAAAACTGACGGGGAGTGGTGCAATCTCAGACACCACGAGTGAACCCAACTCGATCGCCGCTGTCAGTCCCGTCCGAGTGGGTCCGTCGAAATCGTGTTCCCGACCGGTAACAAGCCCAGCACTATCGACAGGGTTCGTGTCGCCCCGCCAAAAGACTGCCGCGGGCTCGGCCTAGGCAAAGCACTGTAAAGGCCACCCGCGCCCCCGGAGACCGTCCGTCGGTTCGCCTGCGTCCCGATCAGGTCGGTGTGAATCCGCTCTCTGGTACGTCGACGTCGAGCGGGCTCTGTGGCGGTGATTCGGGAACGTCGGGGTCGTTGTAGACCGCCGGCGCGACGTCGTTGGGGCCAGTAGGGTAAAACAGCGCAGCCAGCGTTTGAATCTGTGTCCGGCCGACGCCAAGTTCGAACTGCCCGCCGCCGTACATCGAGATATCGTGGTCCGTACAGTAGGAGATGACACCACAGAGAGCTTCGATCGTTCCGATCCGTGACGGTTTGACGTTGATCCAAGCCGGGTCGACGGGCAGCGTCGAGAGTGAGCTGGCGTCCGTGATCGGGACGTCCCAGGAGAGGCGATCAGCGTGTGCCCGAAGCCGCGATGCAGTGCCCTCACTGAACGCGGGGTCTTCGATGATCGCCTCGGGAAACGCCGCGAGGAGCTGTTCGTACAGCCGTGGGTTGGCCGGCTGGTGGACGTCCGCGTGGGCGTACTGGCCTTTCAAGTCGAGAATCTCGACGGCCTCAGTTTCGGCAAGATCGTCGATCAGCGCCGCCGTCCAGTCGGCTGTCGGATCGAGTTTGAGTGCGACATCGGGAGAGACCTCACGAAGGCGATCGACGCGATCGATCGTCGGTGGTTCACCCAGTCGCGTACTCACGACGAACTGGACCGGATCGGGGTCGCGCTCGAAGACGTCCGCGAGCGAGCGATCGGCCTGGCGCAAAGCGAGATCCAAGGCAGCACTTTCGAAGGCCCAGCGTCGGTATCGGCGGGACGGGGGACGCTGGGGGCCACTGGGAAAGAGGTTCATCTCACTCAGTGTCTCGGAAAAGGAGTCGATCGTGTACTCGCCAGCGAGTGCCGGCAGGGCACTCGCCGCCAACGCGTGGTGGTCCTCGGCGTCGTAGGTGACGTCTTCGCCACGACCGACGAGCCCCTCACCGCGGAGTGTGACCGTCGTCGTCACCCGCTCGAATCCACTCGACGTGTGCCGCTCGTGTTGAGACAGCTCGTAGCCGTCGATAGTCACCGGGAGGTCCGCGACGCGCTCGTAGTCCATGCGACGGTGTGTGGGCGGGAGCGCAATCAATGGACCGGCCGGGACGCACCGACTCGGAAACGCTTAAACGCGCCCGCCGGTTAGCCCGGTGCACGATGGCACGATTCGAAAAAGCAGAGGGACGCACCCTCGAGAAACAGATCTGCATGCGCTGTAACGCCCGCAACCCAAAGCGCGCCGAGAAGTGTCGCAAGTGTGGCTACGCGAATCTCCGGCCCAAGGCCAAAGAACCCCGTAGCGCCTGAAGACGCGATCGGCGAGAACTCCGAGCACACTGGGTTTGGGAAGGCTTTTCTCTCACGCTCGCCGCCGTTCGGACATGGCTATCGGCGACGTGACCGACGTGACTACTGGCAGTTGCAGTGATCTCTACTACGTCGACACCGGTATGTACGAGGTGCCAAACTACGGCTCGGTGTACATCGTCGACGCCGAGCGCCCGGCGATCGTCGAGACGGGGATCGGGACCCACCACGGCCGGATTCTCGACGCGATCGATGCCGTTGGTCTCGCTCCGGAGGAAATCGAAGTACTCGCGGTCACCCACGTCCACCTGGATCACGCGGGGGGAGCCGGGTTTCTCGCCGAAGCGTGTCCGTCGGCGACGATTGTTGCCCACGAACTCGGCGCGCCACACCTGGTCGATCCCAGTCGGCTCTGGGAAGGCACCAAGCAGGCGGTCGGTGACCAGATCACGCATTACGTCGAACCCGACCCCGTACCCGAGGAACGCGTCCACGGGATCGGAGACGGCGACGAGATCGACCTCGGTGATCACGCCCTGATCGCACACCACGCGCCGGGCCACGCCCCCCATCAGGTCGTCTTCGAGGACCCCAGCAACGACGCGGTCTTCACCGGCGACGCGGCGGGACTGTACGTCCCCGAGCGCGATCGGGCAGAACCAACCTCGCCGCCGCCCGATTTCGACCTCGAGCAGGCCCTACAGGACGTCGAGATGCTACAGGAGTTAGCGCCGGAGACACTCCTGTACTCCCACTTTGGGCCGGCTCGACGGACCCACCAGCTCGATGGGTACGCGCGCCGGTTGGGCGAGTGGGTGCAAAGCGTCACAACGGCCCGGGAGAAACTCGGGGACGACGAGAGTGTGATCGAACACTTCGCGAGCGAGACCGAGGCGACGGAGATCTGGGGCGCCGAGAAGGGGCGTGGCGAGACGGCGATGAACGTCCGGGGCGTCCTCCAGTATCTCGACGAGACGGCGTGATCGGGCGTCGCATCCGTCCGTTTTATGGTTGCGGCCGGCGGATACAGAGGGGAATGGAGGAGTCGAAATGAGTGCCGGAGTCGACATCGTGGTGTTGCTGGTCGCGGCCATCTTCGCACTCGGCGTCGGTGCCCAGTTGTTGGCGGCCAGGCTTCGCCTCCCAAGTATTATCTTCTACATCGTGGCCGGGTTGCTCATCGGGCCAGTCTGGGAACTGATACCCGATCAGCTGTTCGGCTTGGCGTTGCCGGGGCGGCCGTTCTCGCTGTCGACCTTTGGCCCTGATCCGCTGGCGGCGATCGTCGAGCTCGCGGTCGCGATCATCGTCTTCGAAGGGGCCTACCACCTCC
The sequence above is drawn from the Halorhabdus sp. CBA1104 genome and encodes:
- the ftsY gene encoding signal recognition particle-docking protein FtsY; the encoded protein is MFDGLREKLGRFSDDVEEDVEEEDTEEEPNTESATGPAESATAAPEAESQAETGAAPDTEGEAAPDPANGQADGDTPADGQEDRGIAERAKLFATGKTVIDEDDLQNHLDELEIALLSSDVEMSVAGEILSGVETNLVGETRKRLQSTGNLAQDALREALYDVISVGQFDFTQRLADAEKPVVIVFTGVNGVGKTTTIAKLARYLEEQGYTSVLANGDTYRAGANEQLGEHAENLDVPYISHEQGGDPAAVIYDAVEYAEANDVDVVLGDTAGRLHTSEGLMDQLSKINRVIDPDMTLFVDEAVAGQDAVTRASEFDDAAEIDGTILTKADTDPQGGAAISIAHVTGKPILFLGTGQGYEHLDPFDPEEVVDQLTLGE
- a CDS encoding MarR family transcriptional regulator — protein: MPISKDRFQDLSDDETGGPRPGTNAATILDFLRENPEKAFTQSDIAAATDVKTGSIGPTLVRLRERGRVDHRGTYWRVSDHDRSVEAATDHAGASLADRERDGETPSYDEWQAYAVDPREESDE
- the pfdA gene encoding prefoldin subunit alpha, which translates into the protein MSLGGGGGGGGGQQQLQELAQAIEAIEDEKEALQTEIEDLRTEQTEIDEAIEAIDTLESGSTVQVPLGGDAYVRAEIQDIDEIIVGFGADYAAEQGQDDAVDVLENKKDTIDERIEEVNEEIAELDAESDELEERAQQMQQQQMQQQMQAMQQQEEGDE
- the rpl18a gene encoding 50S ribosomal protein L18Ae yields the protein MSEFTVNGQFEARDGWQTFEKEIEAENENVAEERIYAEFGSQHGLKRAQIEIEGVDA
- a CDS encoding 50S ribosomal protein L31e yields the protein MSAEDFEERVVTVPLRDVQAVPEGDRAGKAMALIREHLAQHFSVTEDAIRLDPSVNEAVWDQGRANPPSKIRIRAARFEEAGENIVEAEPAE
- a CDS encoding RNA-guided endonuclease TnpB family protein, whose product is MEVVRNIQLKLDVPEDAHSVLDETFEQFRQAAQHVADAGWNDDPTEIEDTKNTLHNQTYTEVREQTSLQASLVQSARNLAADALGNCKDRILDDGKKASKPEFRGSVVVYNGRTITYNDDHVTLATVRDRVTAEFVTPEDDEGTPFAEYWTDDWERKEATLHKRDGTYYLHVAVEKEVETVDSGDEATENGVVLGVDLNVDGHLAVTSTGAFFGNVDYLNHKRDEYERRRGNLQQTGTRSAHLTIKSVGSRFARWSADYLHRVSKAIVQEAVENDCTAIAFENLTHIRERISNASKFQQWAFRELQRHVEYKAEEYGIDVDDVAPAYTSQRCSHGECGFTHEDNRDGDEFECLKCGKELHADYNAARNIGWRLLQHWLKSGAGRAISQLALKSGTLNANGTFTPSALRG
- a CDS encoding ZIP family metal transporter; protein product: MALLANLTLVFVAGLITALATGLGAIPFFLVDDISDRWYVGLWGLASGIMLAASLFGLIMEGLSAGGTLIEVAVGMLAGVLLVIVAHRVLDDTDFDPKEYAEADFKKLVLILGILTVHSFPEGVAVGVSFAELGLDGAQGPLLFGATVPILAIFMTIAISIHNIPEGVAISIPLRSMGISEWRMVWWAVFSSLPQPIGAVLAFAFVRLAQDFLPYGFGFAAGAMIYLVATEFIPEALETGASLPGGGYRELVEGLAAGIALMVPLAVV
- a CDS encoding nuclear transport factor 2 family protein — protein: MTEDPVADVRAYYRALDEHDYDRLQALLAPAFVHRRPDLTLDGRERFVQFMREERPDDRTTHPIEAIYRDGEDDLAACGRLLDEDGAEIAAFVDLFRFGEAGIESVRTYTQ
- a CDS encoding translation initiation factor IF-6, producing MLRAAFAGSTYVGVYASATDEYLLIRPDADDELTTAFGEELTVPVVETTIGGAGTVGALATGNENGLLVTSRITDRERDRLTETIDAPVVELPGRINAAGNVVLANDNGAVVHPDLPRDAIQAVKDALDVPVERDDLGGVQTIGTAAVATNRGVLAHPQATDGELDRLEEVLDVPADVGTINYGGPLVGSGLVANANGYVVGQDTTGPELGRIESALDYID
- a CDS encoding 50S ribosomal protein L39e, which produces MGKKSKGKKQRLAKLERQNSRVPAWVIMKTDQDVQRNPKRRHWRRSDTDE
- the thpR gene encoding RNA 2',3'-cyclic phosphodiesterase; protein product: MSKRLFVSVDLDGLGEAVAPVQEHFEAVSGLNVVDPHQAHVTLKFLGDTDPDQVPELTDELAAAVDESGVEPFETELGGLGAFPSTDYIRVVWLGVREGGEQLTRLHEAIEERTVAMGFDPEEHDFTPHVTLARVNRLGVKWFETPEASRHHERAKLSRTTPRLVSGLPLYPRNAEGVKVPFAFSVPDLRAS
- a CDS encoding DUF86 domain-containing protein is translated as MVDEEVVVTKLEQVNEFAHDLEEMRGLSKDQYVSDIVIQRAVERTFMNLIQSCIDLAQHIRAAEDLTAARTSKEEIEALGKEGIISAETQERLEEAVGFRNVLAHRYGDVDHETVYEVLHEDLHWFEQFQQEVAQWFRKQES